In Panacibacter microcysteis, the genomic stretch CTACAACGTGCATTGCGTATACCGGCAATTGTTGTTGCCATTGCCTTCACTATGTTTGCAGCGGCCGTTTTTGTAGTAACTACATTAGGGGGTGAATTTATACCGCAACTGGAAGAAGGTGATTTTGCAGTTGATACCAGGCTGTTGACCGGCTCCTCGCTTTCCCATACCATCAACACCACACAACAAACCGCAAAAGTGCTGCTGGACAAGTTTCCGGAAGTGGAAAAGATTGTAAGCAAGATCGGTTCCGGAGAAATACCAACTGATCCCATGCCATTGGAAGCCGCCGACATGATGGTCATTCTCAAAGACAAAAAGGATTGGACAAGTGCCGAAAGTTTTCCTGAACTGGCCAATAAAATGAGTGAGGCATTACAGGAAGTGCCCGGCGTTGCAACCGGCTTTCAGTTTCCTGTGCAGATGCGGTTTAATGAACTGATGACAGGCGCGAGGCAGGATGTTGTCTGTAAAATTTTTGGTGACGATCTTGATACGCTGGCCCATTATGCTGAGCAACTGGCAAAAGTGATCAACTCTGTAGAAGGAGCAAAAGACCTTTATAAAGAAACCGTAACAGGTATTCCGCAAATGGTTATTTCTTACGACAGGGAAGCTATAGCAAGGTATGGCGCCGGTATAGCAGATATCAACAATACAATACAATCTGCCTACGCCGGTGCTGTTGCAGGTCTTGTATTCGAGGCAGATAAAAGATACGACCTGGTGATACGGATGAATGAAGAACAAAAAAAGAATGCAGGTGAAATAGGTAACCTGCTGGTTGGTTTGCCCAATGGAACACAGGTGCCACTGAACCTGCTCGCGGATGTTACCATGAAAGACGGCCCCTACCAGATTCAGAGAGAAGATGCAAGAAGGAGAATCACGGTTGGCTTTAATGTACGCGGCAGAGATGTTCAAAGTATTGTTACAGAGCTGCAGGAAAAAGTTACCGCAAAAATTAATTTTCCTGTTGGTTACTACATTACCTATGGAGGGCAGTATGAGAACCTGCAACACGCCACTCAACGGTTAAGCATTGCTACGCCTGTAGCATTGTTACTAATATTCCTGATGCTCTTTTTTGCCTTCCACAGGCTTAAATACTGCCTGCTGATATTTTCTGCCATACCACTTTCTGCAATAGGTGGCGTGTTTGCTTTGTGGATAAGGGATATGCCCTTCAGTATTTCTGCAGGCATTGGTTTTATAGCACTCTTTGGTGTAGCAGTATTGAATGGCATTGTACTAATCAGCGAAATGAATCGGATTAAAGAAGAAGGTTTAACCGATATAAACAACATTATCATGCAAGCAACTAAAAACAGGTTGAGACCTGTACTGATGACTGCGGCTGTAGCATCGCTGGGCTTCCTGCCAATGGCATTAAGTAACGGGGCAGGTGCAGAAGTGCAAAGACCTTTGGCAACCGTTGTAATCGGTGGCCTGGTAACAGCGACATTGCTTACGCTTTTCGTGTTGCCATCGTTATACAAGTTATTTGAAAAAGGTTTCAACAAAAAAGCAATACTCAACAGTACAGTGTTTGTCATCGTTTTTTTAATACCATTTACAGGCCGTACACAAACCAAAGTACTTGGTCTTGGGGAAGTCATTAAGATAGCCAAAGTACAAAACCGGCAAATAGAAGTAAGTAAACTCACTGAGCAATATTACGCGGCGCTTACATCTGCTGGTATAGATGTACCAAAAACGCAATTCAACGCAGAAGTCGGCCAGGTGAACAGTAAAAACCTTGACAACAGGTTTACCCTGTTGCAGGGTTTTGCGATGCCTGCATTGTACAACCGGCAGCATGGTGTACTGGAACAGCAGTTCCGCGGGGCTCAGTTGCAGACGATGATACGTCAGACAGAAATCATTAAAATGGTAAAGCAGGTGTACCTGCAGTTACAACTGGCAGATGAAAGAGCAAAGCTGCTGCAACAAACCGACAGTATTCTATCCCGCTACCAGCAAATTGCCAAACTACGTTTTGAAAAAGGAGAGACCAATCTGCTGGAGAAAACAACGCTCGATAACCACGTGCAACAACTGCACATGCAAATGCAGATGATACAGGCCGACAAAAAAACTGCACAGGCAGAAATGGCTGTACTGCTTGATTCATCAATAGTGATTGAACCGGCAGATGTTTTAAACGAAACATTTGTATTGTTTGACAGCTCCCTCATTGCCAAACATCCTTTTCTTTATTATTACGAGCAACAACAGAAGATTGCCGGCGCCCAAACACAGTTGGAAAAAGCAAAATTACAGCCGGAATGGTTGCTTGGGTATACCAATCAATCCATCATCGGTTACCAGATGAACAAAGACAGAACGGAAACTTATTACGATGGTGGTAAAAGATTTTCAACCGTACAACTGGGGTTAGGTATTCCTATTTTTTCCAAAGCGCAAAGGGCAAGGATAAAAGCAGCACAGCAAAATGAAATCGTTTCACAGGCATCCACAGAACTGGCCAGGCAGCAGCTTGAGCTGAACCTGCAAAGGCAATGGAACGAATATGTAAAATACCAGCAGGTTATCCTGTATTACAAAACCAGCGCATTATCGCAGGCACAGGTAATTATTAAAACAGCAAACCTCAACTACAAAAATGGTGAGATCAACTATATCGAATGGGGAACACTCATCAGCAACGCAATCAATGTGCAAACGCAGTACCTCGATGCACTGCAATCGCTAAATATTGCCCGCACAGAACTTGAATATTTATTACAACCAAATGAATAAAATGAATAAGCTTCTATTATACGCAGCTATAGTTGCATGGTTTGCTTCGTGCACCGCCACGCCTGATGTAAAGGAAAACAAGGCAGATACAATAAATGACAACCTTGTTGTACTGGACAGCATTCAGCTTAAAAATGCCGGCATTGTCACTGGTCAGCCACAGGTGCAGGATATACACAATACCATCAGGGTAAATGGTACAGTAGATGTACCACCCCAAAGCCTTGTATCTGTAAGTTTTCCATTGGGCGGCTACCTGAAAGCTACATCCTTACTTCCCGGTTACCCGGTGCATAAAGGCCAGGTTATAGCTACTATGGAAGACCAGTCTTATGTACAATTACAACAGGATTATCTTACAGCCAAAGCCAGGATGGAGTACCTGTCTGCAGATGTGGAGAGACAAAAAGAGTTAAGCGATGCAGACGCTACCAGCAGGAAGAATTACCAGCTTGTAGCAAGCGATTTTAAAACGCAGCAGGCTATTATCAGGTCATTGGAAGAGAAGTTGCGCATCATCAATATCAACCCGCAAACACTTACTGTTAACAGTATGTCGAGAATGGTACCAGTGTATTCACCCATCAATGGCTATGTCACACAAGTGAATGTAAACATTGGCAAGTATGTCAATCCTTCAGATGTAATGTTTGAGCTGGTAAATCCTGACGATATACATGCGGCCATCACTGTTTTTGAAAAGGATATTACCGTATTCCGCAAAGGCATGCAGGGCAAAGTTGCCCTTACCGATAAACCGGGTGAATGGTTCGATGTAGAGGTCATCCTCGTTACTAAAAACATAGATGAATCACGTGCCGGCCTGGTGCATTGCCATTTTGAAAATCCACGGCACGATTTGTTGCCCGGCATGTTTTTAACCGGTGTTTTTGAAATAGATGGCAAAGCCGCAACCGTTGTTCCTGAAGAAGCAGTGGTGCGCTATATGGGTAAACAATATGTCTTTATCGCTGAAGATTTCAACAGGTTTTTATTAACCGAAGTTCAAACCGGCGTTACAGAAAATGGTTTTGTAGAATTGCTGCAATCACCGCAAACAGATTGGATCAGAACAAACATCGTAAACAAAGGTGCCTATACACTCCTGGGTGTATTGAAAAACAAAATGGAAGATGAATAGTGTCATTCGTTAAGTAAAAAGATTACGTGGCGAGAAATGCAAAACCTTTATTGCTTTACAGGTTGCTTAACTATATCTTTACCGCCATTTTGAAAGCTGTCCATATAAGCTGATACACCAATTAAACTGTTTTTTTATGAAAAGAATTTTTTTTGCTGCAGCGTTGCTTTTCGCTGCCTCGGTTAATGCCCAGAACCTCGTGGTTCCACAACCATCACCAACCCAGCAGGTCAAACAGGAGTTCGGGTTGTCAAACATCGAATTGTCATACTCACGCCCTTCCATGAAAGGGCGCAAAGTATTTGGAGACCTGGTACCCTATGGCAAAGTATGGCGCACCGGTGCCAATGGCGCCACCACGCTCACTTTTGGCGATGAAGTTACCATCGGCGGTACCAAAATACCTGCCGGCAAATATGGCTTGCTCACCATTCCTGAAGCAAATGAATGGACCATCATCATCACAAAACAAACAGATGTTACAAGTCCCGCAGCATACAAGCAGGATCAGGATGTGGTAAGAGTAAAAGTAAAACCTGAAACAATGCCCTTTTCCATCGAGTCTTTCACCATTATGTTCAGCGATGTAAAACCATCCAGCGTAAACCTGGAATTGTTATGGGATAATGTGTATGTTACGCTCCCTGTAACAACTGATATAGATACAAAGATCAATGCACAGATCAGGCAGATCATGGAAGGTGATAATAAACCCTATTTCCAGGCAGCGTATTACTACATTGAAAGCGGGAAGAATCTTGAGCAGGCTGTAACCTGGCTCGACAAAGCTATCGCGGCAAACCCTGATGCTTTCTGGATGCAATATCAAAAAGCACGTGCCCTGGCAAAACTGGGTAAAAAGGCTGACGCGCTGGCCGCCTCCAATAAATCTGTGGAGCTGGCAAAAAAAGCAAAGAATGATGATTATGTTGCGCTCAACGAAAAGTTGCAAAAAGAACTCAAATAAGTTGTTCAATAATCAATGCCTGCCGCCCACCAGGGCGGCATTTTTTTTTGATAAAAAAATTAGCACATATATAAAATTTTTGTAACTTGGCCGCATTGTTAAACTAAATTCAGTGTTATGATTAAACTACAAGTGATTGGTAATCTCGGTAAAGATGCAATTGTCAACAACGTAAACGGTAAGAACGTTATTAATTTCAATGTTGCCCACACAGAAAAATATCGTGACGCACAGGGCAACCAGAAAGAAAGAACTACCTGGGTAGAATGTGCTTACTGGACAGACAAAACAGCCGTGGCACCTTATCTTAAAAAGGGCAACCAGGTTTATGTAGAAGGTACGCCCGATGTTCGCACTTACCAGACCAATGATGGCCGCCAGGGCGCAGCATTAAGCCTCCGTATTTCAACCGTACAATTGCTCGGTTCACGCAATGCAGATGGGCAATCAGCCAACAATTACAACGCGCCTGCCGCAGGTTACAGCAATCAGCCGGCGCCGGCAAACGATATGGCTGAAATAGCAGATGATCTTCCTTTCTAACGATCAGGCCGCAAATTTTTCCGAAAGAGCAGTTTAATACTGCTCTTTTTTTATTGTTACCGTCGGCATTGCTACTATTAAGCTTTGGTTGTGTCACTCACTTGTACTGCATCCCGTTATGCAGCAAGGGTCACAGTTTTCAAAAGCCAGTTACAATCTTCGTATTATGCAGTTTTCTGCACGGCTTTTCCAACCTTTCCCAGCTATAACAATATTTTTATGGCTATTCGCTTATTTTGCACTGCCTAACAAAATCAAATGATCAGACTTACCGGCTTTTTGCTCATATGTGTACTTTTAAGTGTCTGCGGTTTAACAGGTGGCGAAACAACGGCTCCTGCTGCCGGTATCTATGTGGTTAATGCATCGCCCGATGCACCTGCAATAGATGTATCGCTCAATAACAACGTAATCGCAAACACCTTTGGTTATGGAAAAGACAGCGGTTACTTTTTAACTTACCCGGGTACTTACCCGCTTAAAGTTTCGCAAAGTAACACCGCTACAGTGTTTGTCGATAACTTTGTAAGTTTTGGCGCCGGTAAGTATTACAGTCTTTTCCTGGTAGATTCTTTTGCTCAAAGGCAATTGCTTTTTTTCGAAGATGATTTGTCGATTGATTCCGTTCAAAAAGCCGGCGTTCGTTTTTTTAACCTGTCACCCAATAGTCCGGACTCTGTTTATGTAATATTTTATAACACCGCCACGACTGACTCACTCAAGTACAAGAACAGGAAATTCAACGACCAGGCGGCTTCTGTTACATTCAGGCGTTTCAGTTCGGTGCCCGCTGGTAGTTACAACCTCGATTTGTACACCAGGGATACATTACCCATACAAAAACTTGGCAGCATGTCTTTTGCAGCAGGAAAGTTTTACACCGTTTACCTCAAAGGCTTTTATCAAAACACTGCCACACCTTTAGACAAAGGAGTTATCGAACACAACTGATATGTGCTGTAAACGCTCAATAAAATAAGCAGGCCTTTACAAGCCACTTTTATGCACATGCCTGCTTAAAAAGCATCCGTGCCATTTTTGTATTACCCTTACCTTTGCCATCCAAAAAACGAAGCAACTGACAATGAAACTATCTTCTCTACTCGACAGGTTTGCAGAACCTGAAACGCTCAAAATGGCTAAGCTCGGCCGTGAGTTACGTGCCAAAGGCATTGATGTAATTGATCTGAGTCTTGGTGAGCCCGATTTCGACACACCACAACATATTAAAGATGCTGCAGTAAAGGCAATAGCTGATAACTGGAGCCACTACACACCGGTAGCAGGTTTTCCGGATCTGCGCCAGGCTGTATGCGATAAACTAAAACGCGACAACAATCTTGATTACAAACCGGAGCAGATCGTAACATCAACGGGTGCCAAGCAAAGCCTTGCCAATGCAATACTGGCGTTGGTAGATGATGGTGACGAGGTGATTATTCCAACACCGTACTGGGTTACCTATTCAGAACTGGTAAAGATTGCCCGTGGTAAAGTAGTAGAGGCGCATACTACGCTGGAAAGCGGTTTTAAAGTAACGCCGGCACAACTCGAGTCTTTTATTACAGGTAAAACAAAACTTGTAATGTTTTCATCGCCCTGTAATCCTTCCGGTGCTGTTTACAGTAAAGAAGAATTGTCTGCACTCGCAGATGTGTTCAGGAAATATCCTGATGTATACATTATCTCAGATGAGATTTACGAGTACATCAACTTTGTTGGTAAACACGAAAGCATTGCACAGTTTGAAGACCTGAAAGATCGTATCATTCTTATCAATGGCTTAAGTAAAGGTTTCGCAATGACAGGCTGGCGTCTTGGCTATACTGCATCCAGCGTGCCTGTTGCCAAAGCAATGGAAAAATTGCAGGGGCAGTTTACCAGCGGTACATGCTCCATTACACAAAAGGCTGCAGTTGTAGCACTCACAGCCGATTTAAAGCCGTCTATGGAAATGGCTGAAGAGTTTACACGCAGAAGAGCAAAAGTGCTGGAACTGGTAAAAGAAATTCCCGGTATCAAATGTGGCGAGCCTGAAGGCGCATTCTATATTTTTCCGGATGTTTCTGCGTACTATGGCAAGAGCGATGGGGAGAATACAATCAGCAATTCTGCAGACTTCTCCATGTACCTGCTGAATACCGCGCATGTATCATCTGTAATGGGTGATGCGTTTGGCGAGCCAAAATGTGTACGGTTCTCGTTTGCCAACAGCATGCCTAACATCGAAAAAGCATGGGCACGAATAAAAGACGCATTGGCCAAATTAAAATAGACAGCTCTGTTTAAAAAAAACTCCGTGGTTATGCTACCACGGAGTTTTTTTATGCCTGCCATAACAGCAAGAAATAATTACCGGTAAATAAACGGTTTGTCAGACCCCTCGAAGAAAATTTCACCTGCGCTGTGTTTAATTCCGATGTAGTGATCACTGGTCATTTTAAACGCGTATTGGGTTTCTGCAGTTCTGTTTATAATCACTTTTAGTACATGATTACCGGTATTAATGTTCGTGGCAAATCTCCCGTTTTCGCAAACCGTTATTACGGGGCTGCTTGTAAGCGTATCATTGATGATCTCTTTTGAATCAAGCAACACCTGTACATGATCTTCTTTAAAAGTCGCCTGTACATCAATACCTAATGTTGCAGTATTGGTTTCCTTGTTACACGAAAAAAGAAAGCTACAGGCAGTTATTGCAAACACTGTAAAAACTGTTCTCATCGGTTTTAATTTAGTGGATGTTCTTGTGTATGTTGAGGTACTGACAAGAATCGTAACGGAAACGTTGTATGTATAGAGAACTTTTACTCTTTTGTTTAAACCAATGGCTGATTTAATAGTTAGCCATTTTGTTTGGGAGCCTTAAGAGCAGGCGAAGCGACCAGAAAAGTATGCTTAGAATGATCAGGCTATACAATTGGAATTGTAACCGCCAGGCTTTGGAAGTATTACATGCTTGTTCTTTAGTCATTTCAGTGGTATGTGCCCAGGCTATAAAAACATCGGCCATAGGCCACTGGCCCAGCAGGTATTTCTTTTCATTCTCGCTGGTATAAGCCAAACCAAAAGCCTCTATACCATTACGTACTGCAAGTGCACGTGTACTATCATTATATAAGGCCAAAACCCGTATACCAACTATAGTGGCTGCGCTGCCCATTGACAGAATAACCGGGCCCGAATCAACATCACCTGTATTATCATTCCCTTTTGGGAATTCTCTTATGCCTGGCAATCCAAAACGGTAATCAAGAAATGCTTTTTGGTATAAAGCAAATTGTTGGTTTGCAAAAGCAGGATCAATATCAATAAGAAAGTTTAGGATTAAGCTTTCGGATGAACCGCGTGCTATATGTTGCGGCGTTCCATCAACTGAAGCATCGTAAGGTATAAATCCATTCTGGTCCGTAGTCTTTTTTACGCGTTCAATCCACAAATGCAGACTCTGCCGGTATAAAGGTTCAAACAACTGATCATGCAACTGTAAAGAAGCAGCTGCCACAAATACATCCGCCGGCCATGAGAAGCCACTGTAAGATTCCGGGTAAACTTCTTGTTGTAATGCGCTGTCAATTTGCGCGCATACCTGTTTAAAATGTTTTATAGCAGCAGTATCTCTTTCGTGCGGAAGTTGTACCGTTAATTTTTTACCTAGTAGATAATTGCTCCAGCCTGCATAATAGGCACCAAAAGGTATCGCCAGTGTACTGTCAAAACCTCCTTGCCCTTCGGAAGAGCTTAGTTGTTCTGAGGCATAAGATATTTCATGTATTGCTTCTTTATATAGCGCAGTACGGTGTTCCAGCCTTGCGGCAACTTCGCACCACGATAAGCCATACACAGCCTGCGTAAAAACAAAACCTTCAGGATATGCCTGCTGCATGGTAGTAGCGGCGCCATTATGTATTGTTGATTTAAGAAAATGTAGTTGGTTTATAATATCGGTATTTATGTAGGGAGCTTCGCTGGCAAAGGTGGGCCGGTAGTAAAGTTTTACATTCAGGTAAAAGATAAACGCTGTGCTTGCAAACAGCACAATGCTGAAGATTACTGTGAGAAATTTTTTCATAAAGGGGGTTGAAATTAGATGAAATAAGTGCGTGGTATTTATGAATGCCGTTTCGCAACCGGTTTATATAGGTTTACACTCTTACACTATGCCTCACCAACATCCGGCAGTACAAGTGTGCGACGCAACGATGCCTCATAGCAGCAATGCAGCCGGGTACATAAAAATCTACCCTACAATTAAACCATCTTTCATGTGCAGTGTGCGGTCGCTCATGCCGGCCAGTTCTTCGTTGTGCGTAACAATAAGAAAGGTTTGATTGAATTCATTGCGCAGGCGCACAAACAGGTCGTGCAGTTCTTTGGCATTTTTACTGTCCAGGTTGCCGGTAGGTTCATCTGCAAAAACAATGGCCGGTTTATTAATCAGCGCCCTGGCCACGGCCACACGCTGCTGCTCACCACCACTCAGCATATTTGGTTTATTATCCAGCCGGTCACCAAGGCCCAGCATGGTCAGTAGTCTTACCGCATCATCTGTGGTTTCCTTTTTGCGGCGGCCGGCAATCCAGCCGGGTATGCACACATTTTCCAGCGCGGTAAACTCGGGCAGCAAATGATGAAACTGGAACACGAAACCGATCTCTTTATTCCTGAATGCAGCAAGGCTTTTCCCTTTCAGTTCGTGTACCGCAACAGCACCCAGGAAGATCTCGCCACCGGCCGGTTCATCCAGCGTACCCAGGATGTGCAGGAGGGTACTTTTGCCAGCACCCGATGATCCAACGATCGATACGATCTCGCCTTTCTTTACGGTAATATCCACCCCCTTCAGCACATGTAACTTTTCGTAATACTTATGAATACCCGTGGCTTTTAGCATGTTTTTGCTATTAATAACTTTATATAAATGTAGCGCCTGCAAAGAAACAAGTCTTTTGAGAATGTTTTTAAATTTAATTTAAACCGTGCAGGCAATAGCAGATTTGGATATTTCGTTACAACACTTACATTTGCGCAAAATTTGATACTATGTTTTGGACACTGGAATTAGCAAGTTACCTGGAAGAAGCGCCCTGGCCGGCGACAAAAGATGAGTTGATCGATTATGCTATCCGCAGCGGTGCTCCTATTGAGGTTGTTGAAAATCTGCAGGAACTCGAAGATGAAGGAGAGGTGTATGAAAGTATTGAAGACATCTGGCCCGATTACCCCAGCCAGGAAGACTTTATGTTTAACGAAGACGAATACTAAAACATTCTTTTCGATAATGCAGGCCGGTACATTTACCGGCCTTTTTTATTGGTGTACCCGGCACCGGGTACACCATGCAGCTTTTCTTGCGTCGCACTCTTGTACGGCATATCTTATGGCAGCAACGATACTGCATGCCGGGCCGGTGATGATGTACTGCACACACAAATTTTACCATTGTATTTTTTGAAAAAAACTTTGTAAAAAAATTTGGCAGAGAAAATAATTTTTCTTCACTTTACTATGTCTGAACATTCAAACAAATACTTGCCTGATGGATGTAGAATCTTTTGTAATAGACCACAGCAGCGTTTTACCGCTGCACTACCAGGTAGAAGATCTGTTGCGCAAGCTGATAGAGCAGCCCGAGTACCAGAATGGTAAGTTGCTGCCCAACGAGGTAGACATTGCCAAGAAGCTGGGTATTTCGAGAAATACGGTGCGCCAGGCCACCAATAAACTGGTATACGAACAACTGCTGGTGAGAAAGAAAGGTGTAGGAACAAAAGTTGCCAAAAAGAACATAACCACCAAGCTGGATAAATGGACAAGCTTTACACATGAAATGGATGAGAAGGGTGTAAAGTTTAGAAATTACAGTTTAAAAATAAGTTGGGAAGTAGCTGATAGTGAGTTAAGTAAGGTATTTAACATCGACAAAAAAACGAAGATATTAAAGCTTGAAAGAGTGCGTGGCATTGCTTCTGAGCCTATTGTGTACTTTATCTCGTACTTCCATCCCAGGGTTGGTTTAACAGGCGATGAAGATTTTTCGCAGCCGCTTTATGAAATGCTGGAGCATGAGCACCATATCTCCGCATCTGTTTCGAGGGAAGGCATCAGTGCTATACTGGCCGACGAAGAGTTGTCAGATGTGTTGCGGGTGCCTGTAGGAGACCCCATACTTTTCCGCAAAAGAGTGGTTTTTGATCCGGGTGAAAGGCCCATTGAATATAATATCGGGTATTATCGCGCAGACAGGTTTACATATACGATAGACATAGCAAGGGGTTGATCATTCATCTAAAATTTGTCTTCTCATATGTCTGAACATTTGTACTTTTTGTTTACAGTGCTGCTGGTTGCAGCATGTACAGCAATGTTCTATGGGCTGCTGTGTGCGACGCAACAGAAGCCTCATAGTAGCAAAAAAGCCGGGCTCAAAATAAAGAACCATAGACGTTAAAAGGCGTCAGCATATAACCTTATACTTAACGATTGTTGCAATGAAAAAATTAAAACCAGCAAGACTGCTTGCCCTTATTGTGCTTGCTTACATGTGCTCCGTTCAGCTTGTTGCTGCACAAACATCAAGAAAAATTACCGGTAAAATAACGGCCGAATCAGGCGAAGTTTTGGCAGGCGTAACCGTTCAGCTAAAAGGCACCAACAATACCGTTACCTCTGGTGATGACGGAAGTTTCAGGATTAGTGTAGCGGGGAATGATGCTGTACTGCTGATCTCTTACGTAGGCTATACCAGGCAGGAAGTTGCCGTAAAAAGCAAATCAACTGTAGATGTGGTGATGGCGCCTGATAAAAACGAACTCTCGCAGGTAGTGGTAATCGGCTATGGTACTGTAAAGAAAAGTGATCTTACCGGTTCTGTGGTCTCTGTAAAAGCAGAAGATCTGAAGGCGATACCAGCCACGAGTTTTGACCAGGCATTGCAGGGTCGTGCAGCAGGGGTGCAGGTTACACAGCTTTCCGGTAAACCGGGTGCAGAAACATCTATCCGTATACGTGGCACTACATCTATCAATGCCGGTAATGAACCCCTGTATGTGGTAGATGGTTTGCTCATCTCCAGCGATGGCGGCGACCAGAGTGGCGGTGCAACACTTGGCCCCAGGATAGGGCCATTGTCTGCCATTAACCCCAATGACATTGAGTCCATTGAAATTTTAAAAGATGCATCAGCTACGGCCATCTATGGTTCCAGAGGTGCAAATGGTGTGGTCATCATCACCACCAAACGGGGAAGGGCAGGGAAAGGTTCCGTAACGTTGGATAGTTACTACGGCCTGCAACAGGTTGCCAATAAAGTGCAGGTGCTGAATGCGCAGCAGTTTGGCGATTTTGTAAACGAAGCAAAACTTAATGCCGGGCAAACACCGGTATATGTAAATCCAAAAAATCTTACCACTACAGACTGGCAGGATGAAATAATGGGCAATGCCCCAATGGCCAACTACCAGCTTACATTTTCCGGCGGTGATGAAAAAACAAAATATGCCATTACAGGCTCCTATTTTACACAGGATGGTATCATTACCAATTCGGATTTTAAAAGATATTCTTTCCGTTCAAATCTCGACCGGGAAGTAAGTAAGCGACTGACCGTAGGTACCAGCGTAACATATGCCAGGGTAACCTCAAACGGGGTACTTACAAATGCAGGTACCATTGTACCTGGTGTGGTTACAGATGCGTTGCTGTTTAATCCTATTCTTCCTGTTTATGACTCCACGGTTGTTGGCGGTTATACGTATGAAAACGACCGCGGAAAATTACTGGGCAATCCTGTTGCAGAAGTTGACAAATACAATTCTTACACCGTTTCTTCCAGGTTTTTTGGAAACCTGTACGCACGGTATAAGATCATGGAAGGGCTTGAATTTAAAACCAGCTTTGGCGCAGATGCATTTTCTAACAGGGACAACTCCTATGCACCGTATTATTTAAAGAGGGCACAGGCCAGTAAAGGTGAAGCTTCTTTGGGTAGTGTACAAGGTTTAACATGGCTGAACGAAAATACATTCTCCTATAATAAGCAGTTTAAAAACGATCATAGTCTGAATG encodes the following:
- a CDS encoding DUF4397 domain-containing protein, which translates into the protein MIRLTGFLLICVLLSVCGLTGGETTAPAAGIYVVNASPDAPAIDVSLNNNVIANTFGYGKDSGYFLTYPGTYPLKVSQSNTATVFVDNFVSFGAGKYYSLFLVDSFAQRQLLFFEDDLSIDSVQKAGVRFFNLSPNSPDSVYVIFYNTATTDSLKYKNRKFNDQAASVTFRRFSSVPAGSYNLDLYTRDTLPIQKLGSMSFAAGKFYTVYLKGFYQNTATPLDKGVIEHN
- a CDS encoding pyridoxal phosphate-dependent aminotransferase, whose product is MKLSSLLDRFAEPETLKMAKLGRELRAKGIDVIDLSLGEPDFDTPQHIKDAAVKAIADNWSHYTPVAGFPDLRQAVCDKLKRDNNLDYKPEQIVTSTGAKQSLANAILALVDDGDEVIIPTPYWVTYSELVKIARGKVVEAHTTLESGFKVTPAQLESFITGKTKLVMFSSPCNPSGAVYSKEELSALADVFRKYPDVYIISDEIYEYINFVGKHESIAQFEDLKDRIILINGLSKGFAMTGWRLGYTASSVPVAKAMEKLQGQFTSGTCSITQKAAVVALTADLKPSMEMAEEFTRRRAKVLELVKEIPGIKCGEPEGAFYIFPDVSAYYGKSDGENTISNSADFSMYLLNTAHVSSVMGDAFGEPKCVRFSFANSMPNIEKAWARIKDALAKLK
- a CDS encoding ABC transporter ATP-binding protein, translating into MLKATGIHKYYEKLHVLKGVDITVKKGEIVSIVGSSGAGKSTLLHILGTLDEPAGGEIFLGAVAVHELKGKSLAAFRNKEIGFVFQFHHLLPEFTALENVCIPGWIAGRRKKETTDDAVRLLTMLGLGDRLDNKPNMLSGGEQQRVAVARALINKPAIVFADEPTGNLDSKNAKELHDLFVRLRNEFNQTFLIVTHNEELAGMSDRTLHMKDGLIVG
- a CDS encoding DUF2795 domain-containing protein — protein: MFWTLELASYLEEAPWPATKDELIDYAIRSGAPIEVVENLQELEDEGEVYESIEDIWPDYPSQEDFMFNEDEY
- a CDS encoding GntR family transcriptional regulator — protein: MDVESFVIDHSSVLPLHYQVEDLLRKLIEQPEYQNGKLLPNEVDIAKKLGISRNTVRQATNKLVYEQLLVRKKGVGTKVAKKNITTKLDKWTSFTHEMDEKGVKFRNYSLKISWEVADSELSKVFNIDKKTKILKLERVRGIASEPIVYFISYFHPRVGLTGDEDFSQPLYEMLEHEHHISASVSREGISAILADEELSDVLRVPVGDPILFRKRVVFDPGERPIEYNIGYYRADRFTYTIDIARG
- a CDS encoding SusC/RagA family TonB-linked outer membrane protein; translation: MKKLKPARLLALIVLAYMCSVQLVAAQTSRKITGKITAESGEVLAGVTVQLKGTNNTVTSGDDGSFRISVAGNDAVLLISYVGYTRQEVAVKSKSTVDVVMAPDKNELSQVVVIGYGTVKKSDLTGSVVSVKAEDLKAIPATSFDQALQGRAAGVQVTQLSGKPGAETSIRIRGTTSINAGNEPLYVVDGLLISSDGGDQSGGATLGPRIGPLSAINPNDIESIEILKDASATAIYGSRGANGVVIITTKRGRAGKGSVTLDSYYGLQQVANKVQVLNAQQFGDFVNEAKLNAGQTPVYVNPKNLTTTDWQDEIMGNAPMANYQLTFSGGDEKTKYAITGSYFTQDGIITNSDFKRYSFRSNLDREVSKRLTVGTSVTYARVTSNGVLTNAGTIVPGVVTDALLFNPILPVYDSTVVGGYTYENDRGKLLGNPVAEVDKYNSYTVSSRFFGNLYARYKIMEGLEFKTSFGADAFSNRDNSYAPYYLKRAQASKGEASLGSVQGLTWLNENTFSYNKQFKNDHSLNAVAGFTVQQFQNESMFVYAFDFPDDRTGYHDISAALNPQKPFNGESKWSLVSFLGRINYTIKDKYLFTLTGRSDGSSKFADGNKYGYFPSGAFAWRVSKEKFMEDVRAVSDLKFRASYGVIGNQAIPPYQSLALVGPYGEGVFNSALGSEVYTGREPLSYVNKNLKWESTRQLDIGIDLSLFNNRITFTGDYYSKKTFDLLLSTPIPTTSGFTTTLLNVGNIVNKGFDLDLRTVNTTGIVKWNSAINVSINKNEMTNLNTNTDVYLPGGIILREGLSIGTFYGYEFDGIFQSDAEAASSPVLTGQEPTSPNPASVAKAGDRKYKDINKDGVINANDRTILGSAQPKFTWGFNNTLSFKNLDFSFFFQGSQGNKMANLNNLDLLNFTGQNNVLAEAALNRWTPENPGNKYPRALSNGSVDVGIFSSNIVEDASYVRLKNVTLGYRMPSRILSKAGIQSFRIYAGATNLWTLTDYSGYDPEGNTYGQSTTLIGIDYGGYPQTKTFTLGVNIGF